A region of Methyloversatilis discipulorum DNA encodes the following proteins:
- the cheZ gene encoding protein phosphatase CheZ: protein MKKLKLDETGDSDDLQALFDSIASETPQKVRLEVVPEAVNSVGGDSADLEALFDTVATEYTTSHAVDESHELEHSCENVFNKVGHLARQLHDTLRQLGYDHALEDVAQQMPDARSRLNYVAQMTENAASRVLNATDVAIPLQDDVEKRSSALHDRWEKLYRNELSVDEFKALANETRGFLGDVPGFARDTRAQLNEIMMAQDFQDLTGQVIKKIVEMSQELESGLLQVLIEAMPAEKRAATPEGLLNGPVINSEGRSDVVTSQEQVDDLLESLGF from the coding sequence GTGAAGAAGCTGAAGCTTGACGAAACTGGCGATTCCGACGATCTGCAGGCCTTGTTCGACAGCATTGCCAGCGAGACGCCGCAGAAGGTGCGTCTCGAAGTCGTACCCGAGGCGGTAAACAGCGTCGGCGGCGATTCCGCCGACCTGGAGGCGCTGTTCGACACCGTAGCGACCGAATACACCACCTCGCACGCTGTCGATGAGTCGCATGAACTCGAACACAGCTGCGAAAACGTGTTCAACAAGGTCGGACATCTCGCCCGCCAGTTGCACGACACGCTGCGCCAGCTCGGCTATGACCACGCGCTGGAAGACGTGGCGCAGCAGATGCCGGATGCCCGCAGCCGCCTGAACTACGTCGCCCAGATGACCGAAAACGCGGCGAGTCGCGTGCTCAACGCGACCGACGTGGCGATCCCGCTGCAGGACGACGTCGAGAAGCGCTCCAGTGCGCTGCACGACCGCTGGGAAAAGCTGTACCGCAACGAGCTGTCGGTGGATGAGTTCAAGGCGCTGGCGAACGAAACCCGCGGTTTCCTCGGCGATGTGCCGGGCTTCGCCCGCGACACGCGCGCCCAGTTGAACGAAATCATGATGGCGCAGGATTTTCAGGATCTGACCGGTCAGGTCATCAAGAAAATCGTAGAAATGTCGCAAGAGCTGGAGAGCGGCCTGCTGCAGGTGCTGATCGAAGCCATGCCGGCCGAGAAGCGGGCGGCAACGCCGGAAGGCCTGCTCAACGGACCAGTCATCAATTCGGAAGGCCGCAGCGACGTGGTGACCAGCCAGGAACAGGTCGACGACCTGCTCGAAAGCCTCGGCTTCTGA
- a CDS encoding chemotaxis protein CheA, with product MEDLLQDFLVEATDLLSGVDNKLVDLEKTPGDRGLLNEIFRGFHTIKGGAGFLNAAELVALCHLTENLFDKLRNGEMNVTPVLMDVILDATGIVRDMFGALERGMQPTAADPGVMSRLRAALAGELTAEPAKAAAPVAKPVAPAAPAPVGAEPDWVSLHQAVTGVVPSAPQAVPEPAAARSANDGEVAAVVNAAFGRRAGDRPGAPAPSGRRDAEKGRDNSIRVDTSRLDQVLNLSGEIGLTKNRLTSLRADILAGKNDSDTLHALDAAVSQLDLLVSDLQNAVMKTRMQPIGRLFQKYPRIARDLARNLGKDVELALVGEETEIDKTMIEDLSDPIIHLIRNAVDHGVETPDERMAQGKPGKSVVRLEARQEGDHIVIMVADDGRGMNAERLRAKALEKGLITDEEANTLDERSSLNLVFLPGFSTAATVSDVSGRGVGMDVVKTNIQKLNGSIEIRSVQGKGTTFVISLPLTLAILPVLLVRLAEQHFAVPLSMVREILPIQHEDIQEVGGRATMVVRGEVMPVLPLARLLGWPQKNHPQYGVLMQSAESSFILAIDNFAGREDAVIKSLDDFRPKGVAGVTTLSNGQIVLILDMKELLGSMGDTRGVSRSSLIGHVARAA from the coding sequence ATGGAAGATCTGCTGCAGGACTTTCTGGTCGAGGCAACCGACCTGCTGTCCGGCGTGGACAACAAGCTGGTCGATCTCGAGAAGACCCCGGGCGACCGCGGTCTGCTGAACGAGATCTTCCGCGGTTTCCACACCATCAAGGGCGGTGCCGGCTTCCTGAACGCCGCCGAACTGGTCGCCCTCTGTCACCTGACCGAAAATCTTTTCGACAAGCTGCGCAACGGCGAAATGAACGTGACGCCGGTGCTGATGGACGTCATTCTCGACGCCACCGGCATTGTGCGCGACATGTTCGGCGCGCTCGAGCGCGGCATGCAGCCGACGGCGGCCGACCCCGGCGTGATGTCCCGCCTGCGCGCCGCGCTGGCTGGCGAACTGACAGCCGAACCGGCCAAGGCGGCCGCCCCGGTGGCGAAGCCGGTCGCCCCGGCCGCGCCGGCGCCGGTCGGTGCCGAGCCCGACTGGGTGTCGCTGCACCAGGCGGTGACCGGCGTCGTGCCGTCCGCTCCGCAAGCGGTGCCCGAACCGGCCGCCGCGCGTTCGGCCAACGACGGCGAAGTGGCTGCCGTGGTCAATGCCGCCTTCGGCCGCCGCGCCGGCGATCGTCCGGGCGCACCCGCCCCGAGCGGTCGCCGCGACGCCGAGAAGGGCCGCGACAATTCGATCCGCGTCGATACCTCGCGTCTGGACCAGGTGCTGAACCTGTCCGGCGAGATCGGCCTGACCAAGAACCGCCTGACCTCGCTGCGCGCAGACATCCTGGCCGGCAAGAACGACAGCGATACGCTGCATGCGCTCGACGCAGCGGTGAGCCAGCTCGACCTGCTGGTGTCCGACCTGCAGAACGCGGTGATGAAGACCCGCATGCAGCCGATCGGCCGCCTGTTCCAGAAGTACCCGCGCATCGCCCGCGACCTCGCCCGCAACCTCGGCAAGGACGTCGAGCTGGCGCTGGTCGGCGAGGAAACCGAAATCGACAAGACGATGATCGAGGATCTGTCCGATCCGATCATCCACCTGATCCGCAACGCGGTCGATCACGGCGTCGAGACGCCGGACGAGCGCATGGCCCAGGGCAAGCCGGGCAAGTCGGTCGTGCGCCTCGAAGCGCGCCAGGAGGGCGATCACATCGTCATCATGGTGGCCGACGACGGCCGCGGCATGAACGCCGAGCGCCTGCGTGCCAAGGCGCTGGAGAAGGGTCTCATCACCGATGAGGAAGCGAACACGCTGGACGAGCGTTCGAGCCTGAACCTGGTGTTCCTGCCCGGCTTCTCGACGGCCGCCACGGTGTCCGACGTGTCGGGCCGCGGTGTCGGCATGGACGTGGTGAAGACCAATATCCAGAAGCTGAACGGCTCGATCGAAATCCGCTCGGTGCAGGGCAAGGGCACCACCTTCGTCATCTCGCTGCCGCTGACGCTGGCGATACTGCCGGTGCTGCTGGTGCGCCTGGCCGAACAGCACTTCGCGGTGCCGCTGTCGATGGTGCGCGAAATCCTGCCGATCCAGCACGAGGACATCCAGGAAGTCGGCGGTCGCGCCACCATGGTGGTGCGCGGCGAAGTGATGCCGGTGCTGCCGCTGGCCCGCCTGCTCGGCTGGCCGCAGAAGAATCATCCGCAGTATGGCGTGCTGATGCAGTCTGCCGAGTCGTCCTTCATCCTGGCGATCGACAACTTCGCCGGTCGCGAGGACGCGGTGATCAAGAGCCTGGACGACTTCCGTCCGAAGGGCGTGGCCGGTGTGACCACGCTGTCGAATGGTCAGATCGTGTTGATTCTCGACATGAAGGAACTGCTGGGCTCGATGGGCGACACGCGCGGCGTATCGCGTTCCAGCCTGATCGGTCACGTCGCCCGCGCCGCCTGA
- a CDS encoding DUF3135 domain-containing protein produces the protein MSKNPEQDFDFDVWKELAHSDPQTYFAERRRVIEQFINTCPPDKQAVLRDLQVRIDASRAMAGSPNQSVRELSRMMEDYLLALSERLMALHRETSALQTSLRQGLRGSA, from the coding sequence GTGTCGAAAAATCCTGAGCAGGACTTCGATTTTGACGTCTGGAAGGAGCTGGCCCATTCAGATCCCCAGACCTATTTCGCGGAGCGACGGCGCGTGATCGAACAATTCATCAATACCTGCCCCCCGGACAAGCAGGCGGTTCTGCGCGACCTGCAGGTACGCATCGATGCCAGCCGGGCGATGGCGGGCTCACCCAACCAGTCGGTGCGCGAGCTGTCGCGCATGATGGAGGACTACCTGCTCGCGCTGTCCGAGCGCCTGATGGCGCTGCATCGCGAAACATCGGCGCTGCAGACGTCGCTGCGCCAGGGATTGCGCGGCTCGGCCTGA
- the flhB gene encoding flagellar biosynthesis protein FlhB encodes MAEESDLEKTEPASQRRLEKAREEGQVPNSRELATFLVTITGVAGMSALAGWMWPRSANLLRDGLTIDRRAIFDPAAMFALLIERSTDALLMLAPLFIALMLAAFVSPFLMAGWNFAPKALEPKFSKLNPAAGLKRMFSSTAAVELGKSIGKATLVGSVAAWVVMRDHEKLFALFGAPVDVALGATGDLIMTATLLLVAGMALIVAIDVPFQLWHYHSELKMTKEEARQEFKEQEGDPHVKGRIRQQQREMARSRMMANVPKADVVVTNPTHYSVALRYDAARGGAPRVVAKGAGEMALRIRTVASEHGVPLVEAPPLARALHKHCELEQEVPARLFRAVAEVLAYVYQLNDAFSRGGDIPKMPGDLPVPDDMDPGSD; translated from the coding sequence GTGGCAGAAGAAAGCGATCTCGAAAAGACAGAACCAGCGTCACAGCGACGACTGGAAAAGGCGCGCGAAGAAGGGCAGGTGCCCAATTCGCGCGAACTGGCGACCTTTCTCGTCACCATCACCGGCGTCGCCGGCATGTCTGCGCTCGCCGGCTGGATGTGGCCGCGCAGCGCCAATCTGCTGCGCGACGGCCTGACCATAGACCGGCGCGCCATCTTCGATCCGGCGGCGATGTTCGCGCTGCTGATCGAGCGCTCCACAGATGCCCTGCTGATGCTGGCGCCGCTGTTCATCGCGCTGATGCTGGCTGCCTTCGTGTCGCCCTTTCTCATGGCGGGCTGGAACTTCGCGCCGAAGGCACTCGAACCGAAGTTCTCGAAACTGAATCCGGCAGCCGGTCTGAAGCGCATGTTCTCGTCCACGGCGGCGGTCGAGCTGGGCAAGAGCATCGGCAAGGCGACGCTGGTGGGCAGCGTCGCGGCCTGGGTGGTCATGCGCGACCACGAGAAGCTGTTCGCGCTGTTCGGCGCGCCGGTCGACGTCGCGCTCGGCGCCACCGGCGACCTCATCATGACGGCAACCCTGCTGCTGGTCGCCGGCATGGCGCTCATCGTCGCCATCGATGTGCCCTTCCAGCTCTGGCACTACCACTCCGAACTGAAGATGACCAAGGAGGAGGCGCGCCAGGAATTCAAGGAGCAGGAGGGCGATCCGCACGTGAAGGGGCGCATCCGCCAGCAACAGCGCGAAATGGCGCGCAGCCGGATGATGGCCAACGTGCCGAAGGCCGACGTGGTGGTGACCAACCCGACCCACTACTCGGTTGCACTGCGCTACGACGCGGCACGCGGCGGTGCGCCGCGGGTTGTGGCCAAAGGGGCGGGCGAGATGGCGCTGCGCATCCGGACCGTCGCCAGCGAGCACGGTGTGCCGCTGGTCGAGGCGCCGCCGCTGGCGCGCGCGCTGCACAAGCACTGCGAACTGGAGCAGGAAGTGCCGGCCCGGCTGTTCCGCGCGGTGGCCGAGGTGCTGGCCTATGTCTATCAGCTCAACGACGCTTTTTCCCGTGGCGGCGACATTCCGAAGATGCCCGGCGACCTGCCGGTGCCGGATGACATGGATCCTGGCAGCGACTGA
- a CDS encoding methyl-accepting chemotaxis protein, translating to MKNLRISTRLALGFGLIALIFVAVAVFVEIQSVRMSASAHEIRALTQPKVDAIADLNDAVQRVRVYSRSAIIETEDAAIQKVRVKLEDYVGKADEAVKRLGALVALPGSEEAERALFAQLEQRLQAFRGISQEVLALGLVNRNTEANELLHSTHGPAATALNEASMALRERVRSRNDGAIAALEDSAEALTRAVLIAGVLFIVAAVVVSLIITRSISSQLGHTLSAVRRIADGDLTTDLRPEGESEPAQVLRAVQSMQQSLRGMVRTIGEATGKLGDSAAHLSGATQQVRLASDSQAELAAAMAASLEELSTSITHVSELSNEARDASQVAGEHAADGAGDIGRMVGQMREVTEGIESSAQRALELGSEVAHITRIVHVIRDVADQTNLLALNAAIEAARAGEMGRGFAVVADEVRKLAEQSARSATEITDMVTRIQSGATEVSSTMQSTVQRVHAGLATAEQGRAKVLDIDAHARQVAGTIGEVSGGLQEQAVASQDLARRVEQIVQVVEENASAAASVATSASELASLSEQLQGEVSRFRTAA from the coding sequence ATGAAGAACCTGAGAATCTCCACCCGTCTTGCTCTCGGCTTTGGCCTGATCGCACTGATCTTCGTTGCGGTGGCCGTTTTCGTCGAAATCCAGTCGGTGCGCATGAGTGCCAGCGCTCACGAGATCCGCGCGCTGACCCAGCCCAAGGTCGATGCGATCGCCGATCTGAACGACGCGGTGCAGCGGGTGCGCGTCTACTCGCGCAGCGCCATCATCGAAACCGAGGACGCCGCGATCCAGAAGGTACGCGTCAAGCTGGAGGACTACGTCGGCAAGGCCGACGAGGCGGTCAAGCGCCTCGGCGCACTGGTCGCCTTGCCCGGCAGCGAGGAGGCCGAGCGGGCTTTGTTTGCCCAGCTCGAACAGCGCTTGCAGGCCTTCCGCGGCATTTCGCAGGAGGTCTTGGCCCTGGGGCTGGTCAATCGCAACACGGAGGCGAACGAACTGCTGCACTCGACGCATGGCCCGGCGGCGACGGCGTTGAACGAGGCGTCGATGGCGCTGCGCGAGCGGGTGCGCAGCCGCAACGACGGCGCCATCGCGGCGCTCGAGGACTCGGCCGAGGCACTGACGCGCGCCGTGCTCATCGCCGGCGTCCTGTTCATCGTGGCGGCAGTCGTCGTGTCGCTCATCATCACCCGCAGCATCTCCAGCCAGCTCGGCCATACCTTGTCCGCTGTCCGGCGGATCGCCGACGGCGATCTGACCACCGATCTGCGACCGGAGGGCGAAAGCGAGCCGGCGCAGGTATTGCGCGCGGTCCAGTCGATGCAGCAGTCGCTGCGTGGCATGGTGCGCACGATAGGCGAAGCCACCGGCAAGCTGGGCGACTCGGCCGCCCACCTGTCCGGCGCCACCCAGCAGGTGCGGCTCGCCTCGGATTCGCAGGCGGAACTGGCGGCCGCGATGGCCGCCTCGCTGGAGGAGCTGTCGACCTCGATTACCCACGTCAGCGAGCTGAGCAACGAAGCACGCGACGCCTCGCAAGTGGCCGGCGAGCACGCCGCGGACGGTGCCGGCGACATCGGCCGCATGGTGGGGCAGATGCGCGAAGTGACCGAGGGCATCGAGAGCAGCGCGCAGCGCGCGCTCGAACTGGGCAGTGAAGTCGCGCACATCACGCGCATCGTCCATGTGATCCGTGACGTCGCCGATCAGACCAATCTGCTGGCGCTGAATGCGGCGATCGAGGCCGCGCGCGCCGGCGAGATGGGGCGGGGGTTCGCGGTGGTTGCCGACGAGGTGCGCAAACTGGCTGAACAGTCGGCGCGCTCGGCCACTGAGATCACCGATATGGTGACGCGTATCCAGAGCGGTGCGACCGAGGTGTCGAGCACCATGCAGAGCACGGTTCAGCGGGTACATGCGGGTCTGGCGACGGCCGAGCAGGGACGGGCCAAGGTGCTGGACATCGATGCGCACGCCCGACAGGTCGCCGGCACGATAGGCGAGGTGTCCGGCGGATTGCAGGAGCAGGCCGTAGCCAGCCAGGATCTGGCGCGGCGCGTCGAGCAGATCGTGCAGGTGGTCGAGGAGAACGCCAGTGCTGCGGCGTCGGTCGCGACTTCGGCGAGCGAGCTGGCCAGCCTCTCCGAACAGCTGCAGGGCGAGGTGAGTCGCTTCCGCACAGCGGCCTGA
- a CDS encoding outer membrane lipoprotein has product MNAPARAASASSLHPALWVAAVSVTAFSAVGIAKMSGFFEPATPAPVIAAAAQTGTTPAPATQAVVAAPEPAQPTAVADRPAEKRSEKPVVKAVAAKKVHVADAGETGAVKVADRTYDSGIDVIPAQPRTAYEQTLPRSEADYRAPAPVCADCGLVESVREVKAAADPSGLGAAAGGVVGGLLGNQVGKGSGRTIATLIGIAGGAYAGHQVEKTQRTTSRWEVGVRMENGEYRTVTLDAEPVWRTGDKVRLQGNRLVMAD; this is encoded by the coding sequence ATGAACGCCCCGGCCCGTGCCGCTTCAGCCAGTTCGCTTCACCCCGCTCTGTGGGTGGCCGCTGTCTCGGTCACCGCCTTCAGCGCAGTCGGCATCGCCAAAATGTCCGGCTTCTTCGAGCCGGCCACGCCTGCACCGGTCATCGCGGCCGCCGCACAGACGGGCACGACGCCGGCTCCGGCGACCCAAGCAGTCGTTGCCGCCCCCGAACCGGCTCAGCCGACCGCCGTCGCTGACAGACCCGCTGAAAAGCGCAGCGAGAAGCCGGTCGTCAAGGCTGTGGCAGCGAAGAAGGTGCATGTCGCCGACGCTGGCGAAACAGGTGCGGTGAAGGTCGCGGACCGGACCTACGACTCGGGCATCGATGTCATTCCGGCGCAGCCGCGCACCGCCTACGAACAGACGCTGCCGCGCAGCGAAGCCGATTACCGCGCTCCGGCGCCGGTTTGCGCCGACTGCGGTCTGGTCGAATCGGTACGCGAGGTAAAGGCGGCGGCCGACCCCAGCGGTCTGGGTGCTGCCGCTGGCGGCGTGGTGGGCGGTCTGCTCGGCAATCAGGTCGGCAAGGGCAGCGGGCGCACGATCGCGACGCTGATCGGCATTGCCGGCGGCGCCTATGCCGGCCACCAGGTCGAAAAGACGCAGCGCACGACCTCACGCTGGGAAGTGGGTGTGCGCATGGAAAACGGCGAGTACCGCACGGTCACGCTGGACGCGGAACCGGTCTGGCGCACCGGCGACAAGGTCAGGCTGCAGGGCAACCGGCTCGTGATGGCCGACTGA
- the flhA gene encoding flagellar biosynthesis protein FlhA, producing MATSLSFRQVIGSPNIAQMAAPLLIVLILSMMVLPLPTFVLDVFFTFNIAMSVMVMLVALYTTKALDFSVFPSVLLVTTLLRLSLNVASTRVVLLEGHTGPDAAGKVIEAFGHFLVGGNYAVGIIVFIILTVINFVVVTKGAGRIAEVGARFTLDAMPGKQMAIDADLNAGLIGEDEARRRRKEIADEADFYGSMDGASKFVRGDAIAGILILLINMVGGMLIGVMEHDMTAGGAAKAYVMLTIGDGLVAQIPALVISIAAGLVVSRVGNDGDVGGQVIGQLFGDPRVLGISAGIMGLMGMIPGMPNFVFLLIAAGLGYLAWRGMQKAASPKVKEAAEKKAAEQAAAQSVTPPEQQEAAWTDVVPVDTLGLEVGYRLIPLVDRGQDGELLKRIRGLRKKFAAEIGFLTAPVHIRDNLELKPNGYRITLKGVDVGSGEAYPGSLMAINPGRVAGALPGREARDPAFGLPAVWIEQGLREQAHALGYTVVDAATVIATHLNHLILTHAAELFGRQEAQALLEHVARDQPKLVEDLVPKALPLAVVQRVLQSLLEEGVAIRDMRSIVETLAEYAPRTQDPLELTSRVRVALGRAIVQQLFPGNNDVQVMVLDPGLERLIGQALGGGGDGSVIEPGLADTLMNEVARTAQNQEEMGLPAVLLVPAPLRWLLSRFLRRAVPSLKVLANSEVPETRTIKVTSVIGVKS from the coding sequence ATGGCTACGTCCCTCTCGTTCCGTCAGGTCATCGGTTCCCCGAACATCGCCCAGATGGCTGCGCCGCTGCTCATCGTCCTCATCCTGTCGATGATGGTGCTGCCGTTGCCCACCTTCGTGCTGGACGTGTTTTTCACGTTCAACATCGCGATGTCGGTGATGGTGATGCTGGTGGCGCTCTATACGACAAAGGCGCTCGATTTCTCGGTATTTCCGTCGGTCCTGCTGGTGACCACGCTGCTGCGCCTGTCGCTGAACGTGGCGTCCACCCGGGTCGTTCTGCTCGAAGGCCACACCGGCCCGGATGCGGCCGGCAAGGTGATCGAAGCCTTCGGCCACTTCCTGGTCGGCGGCAACTACGCGGTCGGCATCATCGTTTTCATCATCCTGACCGTCATCAACTTCGTCGTCGTTACAAAAGGCGCCGGCCGGATCGCCGAGGTGGGCGCCCGCTTCACGCTGGACGCGATGCCCGGCAAGCAGATGGCGATCGACGCCGACCTGAACGCCGGTCTGATCGGTGAGGACGAAGCGCGCCGTCGCCGTAAGGAAATCGCCGACGAGGCGGATTTCTACGGTTCGATGGACGGTGCGTCCAAGTTCGTGCGTGGCGACGCGATCGCCGGCATCCTCATCCTGCTCATCAATATGGTGGGCGGCATGCTGATCGGTGTGATGGAGCACGACATGACTGCCGGCGGCGCAGCCAAGGCCTACGTGATGCTCACCATCGGCGACGGCCTGGTCGCGCAGATCCCGGCGCTGGTCATTTCGATCGCCGCCGGTCTGGTGGTGTCGCGCGTCGGTAACGACGGCGACGTGGGCGGTCAGGTGATCGGTCAGCTGTTCGGCGATCCGCGCGTACTGGGCATCTCGGCCGGCATCATGGGCCTGATGGGCATGATCCCCGGCATGCCCAACTTTGTTTTCCTGCTGATCGCCGCCGGCCTCGGATACCTTGCCTGGCGCGGCATGCAGAAGGCGGCATCGCCCAAGGTGAAGGAAGCGGCGGAGAAGAAAGCGGCCGAACAGGCGGCGGCGCAGTCGGTCACGCCGCCCGAACAGCAGGAAGCGGCATGGACCGATGTCGTCCCGGTCGACACGCTGGGTCTCGAAGTCGGCTACCGCCTCATTCCGCTGGTCGATCGCGGCCAGGACGGCGAGCTGCTCAAGCGCATCCGCGGCCTGCGCAAGAAGTTCGCGGCGGAGATCGGCTTCCTGACCGCGCCGGTGCACATCCGCGACAACCTCGAACTGAAGCCCAACGGCTACCGCATCACGCTCAAGGGCGTCGATGTCGGCAGCGGCGAGGCCTATCCGGGCAGCCTGATGGCGATCAATCCGGGCCGCGTCGCCGGCGCGCTGCCGGGCCGCGAAGCACGCGATCCGGCGTTCGGCCTGCCGGCCGTGTGGATCGAACAGGGCCTGCGCGAACAGGCGCACGCGCTTGGCTACACCGTGGTCGATGCGGCCACCGTGATCGCCACCCACCTGAACCACCTCATCCTGACCCACGCCGCCGAACTGTTCGGCCGTCAGGAAGCGCAGGCGCTGCTGGAACACGTCGCCCGCGATCAGCCCAAACTGGTCGAGGATCTGGTGCCGAAGGCGCTGCCGCTGGCGGTGGTGCAGCGCGTGCTGCAGAGCCTGCTCGAAGAGGGCGTGGCGATCCGCGACATGCGCTCCATCGTCGAAACGCTGGCCGAGTACGCGCCGCGCACGCAGGACCCGCTGGAGCTGACCTCGCGCGTCCGCGTGGCGCTGGGCCGCGCCATCGTGCAGCAGCTGTTCCCGGGCAATAACGACGTCCAGGTCATGGTGCTCGACCCGGGTCTGGAGCGCCTGATCGGTCAGGCGCTCGGTGGCGGCGGCGACGGTTCGGTGATCGAACCGGGCCTGGCCGACACGCTGATGAATGAAGTGGCGCGTACCGCGCAGAACCAGGAAGAAATGGGTCTGCCGGCCGTGCTGCTGGTGCCGGCGCCGCTGCGCTGGCTGCTGTCGCGCTTCCTGCGCCGGGCGGTGCCCAGCCTGAAAGTGCTCGCCAATTCCGAAGTTCCTGAAACACGCACCATCAAGGTGACCTCTGTCATCGGAGTCAAATCATGA
- the flhF gene encoding flagellar biosynthesis protein FlhF gives MTPRKYLAASARDALRRIKEDLGPDAIVLSNRPVEGGVEILALPANALEAMTAPTKKPAAAPVPAPAAPVARAAAQPAARAEAQSAFQTSSRPYGDEDFEVTLSSSLAARKVAPAPAPAQEVRAPKPWQPYKPRPATPSELRDLARGRQQAPANEHLEAHAEVPQRRAAPAVETAPRHTAQASEPAPQLDAALREELGSIRRMLEQQLAGFAWGEMSRSSPIKTTLAAEMLESGFSAVTTYRLLDQLSTSDSLAAARNELRTLIGRDLITLNSDADIIDRGGVYALVGPTGVGKTTTTAKLAARCVVRHGADKVALLTTDGYRIGAHEQLRIYGRILGVPVHAVRDASDLRRMLVELRDKHMVLIDTVGMSQRDRAVAEQIAMLSSSGDVRRLLLLNSVARADALDDVVRAYSSPNGGADLAGAIISKVDESVTLGPVLDVLMRHELPLYYVANGQRVPEDLHLPNRAYLMHRALRAAGEESSQHLSPQDAGLLMAASRRDLRSEVSRG, from the coding sequence ATGACGCCTCGCAAATATCTCGCTGCCTCCGCTCGCGACGCCCTGCGCCGCATCAAGGAAGACCTCGGCCCCGACGCCATCGTGCTGTCGAACCGACCGGTCGAGGGCGGCGTGGAAATACTCGCGCTGCCGGCGAATGCGCTGGAGGCCATGACTGCACCGACGAAGAAGCCGGCCGCAGCGCCAGTACCGGCGCCGGCGGCACCGGTGGCGCGTGCCGCCGCGCAGCCCGCCGCGCGCGCCGAAGCGCAGTCGGCGTTTCAGACCTCGTCCCGGCCCTACGGTGACGAGGATTTCGAGGTGACGCTGTCGAGCAGCCTGGCTGCGCGCAAGGTCGCACCGGCGCCGGCGCCGGCGCAGGAAGTGCGGGCGCCGAAGCCCTGGCAGCCGTACAAGCCGCGTCCGGCGACACCGAGCGAATTGCGCGATCTGGCACGCGGCCGTCAGCAGGCGCCGGCCAACGAGCACCTCGAAGCGCACGCTGAAGTGCCGCAGCGTCGTGCCGCACCGGCTGTCGAGACCGCACCGCGTCACACCGCGCAAGCGTCCGAGCCGGCGCCGCAGCTCGACGCCGCACTGCGCGAGGAACTGGGCAGCATCCGCCGCATGCTCGAACAGCAGCTGGCCGGTTTCGCCTGGGGCGAAATGTCGCGCAGCTCGCCGATCAAGACGACGCTGGCCGCCGAAATGCTCGAATCCGGCTTCAGCGCGGTGACCACCTATCGGCTGCTCGACCAGCTCAGCACCTCCGACTCGCTGGCTGCTGCGCGAAATGAACTGCGCACATTGATCGGCCGCGACCTGATCACGCTGAACTCCGACGCCGACATCATCGATCGCGGCGGTGTCTATGCGCTGGTCGGCCCGACTGGCGTCGGCAAGACCACCACCACCGCCAAGCTCGCCGCCCGCTGCGTGGTGCGCCACGGCGCCGACAAGGTGGCGCTGCTCACCACCGACGGCTACCGGATCGGCGCCCACGAACAGCTGCGCATCTACGGCCGCATCCTCGGCGTGCCGGTGCACGCGGTGCGCGACGCCTCCGACCTGCGCCGCATGCTGGTCGAACTGCGCGACAAGCACATGGTGCTGATCGACACCGTCGGCATGAGCCAGCGCGACCGCGCCGTCGCCGAGCAGATCGCCATGCTGTCGTCGAGCGGTGACGTACGCCGCCTGCTGCTGCTGAATTCGGTCGCCCGCGCCGACGCGCTGGATGACGTGGTGCGCGCCTACTCGTCGCCGAATGGCGGCGCCGATCTGGCTGGCGCCATCATCAGCAAGGTCGACGAATCGGTGACGCTGGGGCCGGTGCTCGACGTGCTGATGCGCCACGAACTGCCTCTTTACTACGTCGCCAACGGCCAGCGCGTGCCGGAAGATCTGCACCTGCCGAATCGCGCCTACTTGATGCACCGCGCCCTGCGTGCCGCCGGCGAAGAATCGTCGCAACACCTCTCGCCCCAGGACGCCGGCCTGTTGATGGCTGCCTCGCGTCGCGACCTGCGCAGCGAGGTGAGCCGTGGCTGA